In a single window of the Allobranchiibius huperziae genome:
- a CDS encoding LCP family protein, which yields MTDDDQYRMDPRGRGGRRGGDETIAQPLPVRRPRPAARPQGGAGDSTRMMPSGPRGGAQQPAARPASGRPYADPRGGGRGYDGGGYDGGRGYDGGGYDRPPNRPAQPQRPAGRAPRRRRRWPRVLAAFVVIVGLWAGLLLWAGLAAWHKVARVDAIPTGDQPAAGKGTNVLLVGSDSRAGLTSAQAKALRTGGSNITGSRTDSIMVLHMPDSGEPTLVSIPRDTYVQIPGHRANKINAAFSYGPQVLVQTVENVTGLRIEHYMEIGFGGFAGIVDSVGGVRMCLPKAMDDTYAHINLPAGCQNLSGANALGYVRSRHVDATSDLARVKRQREFLAALTKKVASPGNLLVPWRLKNVGESGAQGLAVENGMHSWTALRILWTLKKIGNGGNSVQVPIANAAYPTSAGEAVLWDKTKAAALFDALNHDRSPDVAP from the coding sequence ATGACGGACGACGATCAGTACCGCATGGATCCCCGTGGCCGGGGAGGCCGCCGGGGTGGCGACGAGACCATCGCCCAGCCGCTCCCGGTGCGCCGTCCACGTCCTGCCGCGCGTCCCCAGGGCGGCGCCGGGGATTCCACCCGGATGATGCCGTCCGGTCCGCGCGGAGGCGCGCAGCAGCCCGCGGCACGCCCGGCGTCCGGTCGCCCGTACGCCGATCCGCGTGGCGGCGGGCGCGGCTACGACGGCGGCGGCTACGACGGTGGGCGCGGGTACGACGGCGGCGGGTACGACCGGCCGCCGAACCGGCCCGCACAGCCCCAGCGCCCCGCCGGTCGGGCCCCCCGCCGGCGGCGCCGCTGGCCGCGGGTGCTGGCCGCCTTCGTCGTCATCGTGGGCCTGTGGGCGGGGCTGTTGCTCTGGGCCGGGCTCGCCGCGTGGCACAAGGTCGCACGGGTGGACGCCATCCCGACCGGCGACCAGCCCGCCGCCGGCAAGGGCACCAACGTGCTGCTGGTGGGCTCCGACAGCCGCGCCGGGCTCACCTCGGCGCAGGCCAAGGCCCTGCGCACCGGCGGCTCGAACATCACCGGTTCCCGCACCGACTCGATCATGGTGCTGCACATGCCCGACAGCGGCGAACCGACGCTGGTCAGCATCCCGCGCGACACCTACGTGCAGATCCCCGGGCACCGGGCGAACAAGATCAACGCGGCGTTCTCCTACGGCCCCCAGGTCCTCGTGCAGACCGTCGAGAACGTCACCGGTCTGCGCATCGAGCACTACATGGAGATCGGGTTCGGCGGGTTCGCCGGGATCGTCGACTCCGTGGGCGGGGTGCGGATGTGCCTGCCGAAGGCTATGGACGACACGTACGCGCACATCAACCTGCCCGCCGGATGCCAGAACCTGAGTGGCGCGAACGCGCTCGGCTACGTCCGTTCACGCCACGTCGACGCCACCAGCGACCTGGCCCGCGTGAAGCGGCAGCGGGAGTTCCTCGCGGCCCTCACCAAGAAGGTCGCCTCGCCGGGCAACCTGCTGGTCCCGTGGCGGCTGAAGAACGTCGGCGAGTCCGGCGCCCAGGGCCTGGCGGTCGAGAACGGCATGCACTCCTGGACCGCGCTGCGCATCCTCTGGACGCTGAAGAAGATCGGCAACGGCGGCAACTCGGTGCAGGTGCCGATCGCGAACGCCGCCTATCCGACCTCCGCGGGCGAAGCGGTGCTCTGGGACAAGACCAAGGCAGCGGCCCTGTTCGACGCGCTCAACCACGACCGCTCCCCCGACGTCGCCCCCTAG
- a CDS encoding glycosyltransferase family 2 protein: protein MDSPSFQGISVVMPILNEERHLAESVGAILEQDWDGPLEVVLALGPSQDRTDEVAARLQAADARVRTVANPTGRTPDALNAAIGAASYDVVARVDGHGILSPGYLKTAAVTLQDTGAANVGGIMDAEGTTDFERAVAVAMKSKIGVGGVKFKQGGAAGPADTVYLGVFRGDWLRKVGGYDRRYIRAQDWEMNFRIRRQGGVVWFTPDLRVTYRPRGSFRALSRQYREYGRWRRVVAREHQGSINARYLAPPVALAAIAIGTVGGLVRRPLWVIPAAYAGGVTVGGLAISRGSARAVRVLVPGVLATMHLSWGWGFLTSRVRLTDDVQRMSSNTPVA, encoded by the coding sequence GTGGATTCCCCGTCATTTCAGGGAATTTCAGTAGTGATGCCGATCCTGAACGAGGAACGTCACCTGGCCGAGTCGGTCGGCGCGATCCTGGAGCAGGACTGGGACGGCCCCCTGGAGGTCGTCCTGGCGCTCGGCCCGTCGCAGGACCGTACCGACGAGGTCGCCGCGCGACTGCAGGCAGCGGACGCCCGGGTGCGGACCGTCGCCAACCCCACCGGACGCACCCCCGACGCGCTCAACGCGGCCATCGGCGCCGCGTCGTACGACGTGGTGGCACGGGTCGACGGGCACGGGATCCTGTCGCCCGGTTACCTCAAGACAGCCGCGGTGACCCTGCAGGACACCGGTGCCGCCAACGTGGGCGGAATCATGGACGCCGAGGGCACCACCGACTTCGAGCGGGCCGTCGCGGTCGCGATGAAGAGCAAGATCGGCGTCGGTGGCGTCAAGTTCAAGCAGGGCGGCGCCGCGGGGCCGGCCGACACCGTCTACCTCGGGGTCTTCCGGGGTGACTGGCTGCGCAAGGTCGGCGGCTACGACCGGCGCTACATCCGCGCGCAGGACTGGGAGATGAACTTCCGCATCCGACGGCAGGGCGGCGTGGTGTGGTTCACCCCCGACCTGCGCGTCACCTACCGGCCACGGGGCAGCTTCCGGGCCCTGTCGCGGCAGTACCGCGAGTACGGCCGCTGGCGCAGGGTCGTCGCGCGGGAGCACCAGGGCTCGATCAACGCCCGCTACCTCGCGCCCCCGGTCGCGCTCGCGGCCATCGCGATCGGTACGGTCGGCGGCCTGGTGAGGCGTCCGCTGTGGGTCATCCCCGCGGCGTACGCCGGTGGCGTCACCGTCGGCGGCCTCGCGATCTCCCGCGGTTCGGCGCGCGCTGTCCGGGTACTGGTGCCCGGTGTGCTCGCCACCATGCACTTGTCCTGGGGGTGGGGTTTCCTCACCAGCAGGGTGCGGCTTACCGACGACGTCCAGCGGATGTCCAGCAACACCCCGGTAGCCTGA
- a CDS encoding ABC transporter permease, translated as MSFAQRLQRIVDHRAVLWTLVKRDLRIRYARSALGYLWTLIDPLSMTLVYWFVFGVIYQIGNNPRQEGRSDHIPFVLFMVSGVLAWNWFSNSVNETARALYAERLLVRSTNLPRELWVIRVVLSKGIEHLLSLPILIAFMLYFRYVDHAVILNWKLVFWLPALVLELVLCIGIGLVMAPVTALVDDFVRIVRIVLRIGFYFTPIVYSLNYLHQRGNSDPSLKIIARILEFNPLSAVNDLYREGMLVRETPPYHIWLYGTVISVAWLILGMWVFRRLEKPILKEI; from the coding sequence ATGTCGTTCGCGCAACGCCTCCAGCGCATCGTCGATCACCGCGCGGTGCTCTGGACGCTGGTCAAGCGGGACCTGCGGATCCGTTATGCGCGCAGCGCGCTCGGCTACCTCTGGACCTTGATCGACCCGCTGTCGATGACGCTGGTGTACTGGTTCGTTTTCGGGGTGATCTACCAGATCGGTAACAACCCGCGCCAGGAGGGACGTAGCGACCACATCCCGTTCGTGCTCTTCATGGTCTCCGGTGTGCTGGCCTGGAACTGGTTCAGCAACTCGGTCAACGAGACGGCGCGTGCCCTCTACGCCGAGCGGCTGCTGGTGCGATCGACCAACCTGCCGCGCGAGCTGTGGGTCATCCGGGTCGTGCTGTCCAAGGGAATCGAGCACCTGCTGTCGCTGCCGATCCTGATCGCGTTCATGCTGTATTTCCGCTACGTCGATCACGCGGTCATCCTCAACTGGAAGCTCGTGTTCTGGCTACCCGCGCTGGTGCTGGAGCTGGTCCTGTGCATCGGAATCGGCCTCGTCATGGCCCCGGTGACCGCCCTCGTCGACGACTTCGTGCGTATCGTGCGGATCGTGCTGCGGATCGGCTTCTACTTCACGCCGATCGTGTACTCCCTGAACTACCTGCACCAACGCGGCAACAGCGACCCGTCGCTGAAGATCATCGCCCGGATCCTGGAATTCAATCCGCTCTCGGCGGTCAACGACCTCTATCGGGAAGGGATGCTGGTGCGAGAGACACCCCCGTACCACATCTGGCTCTACGGCACCGTCATCAGTGTGGCGTGGCTGATCCTCGGCATGTGGGTCTTCCGCCGTCTCGAAAAACCCATCCTGAAGGAGATCTGA